The Tenrec ecaudatus isolate mTenEca1 chromosome 6, mTenEca1.hap1, whole genome shotgun sequence genome has a window encoding:
- the PVALB gene encoding parvalbumin alpha, which translates to MSMTDLLSAEDIKKAVGTFAAADSFDHKKFFQMVGLKKKTPDEVKKVFHILDKDKSGFIEEDELGSILKGFTAGARDLSTKETKTLMAAGDKDGDGKIGVEGGSL; encoded by the exons ATGTCGATGACAGACTTGCTCAGCGCTGAGGACATCAAGAAAGCAGTGGGAACCTTTGCCG CTGCTGACTCCTTCGACCACAAAAAGTTCTTCCAAATGGTCGGGCTGAAGAAGAAGACCCCGGATGAGGTGAAGAAGGTCTTCCATATCCTGGACAAAGACAAGAGTGGCTTCATTGAGGAGGATGAGCTGGG ATCCATCCTGAAGGGCTTTACTGCAGGTGCCAGAGACCTGTCTACTAAAGAAACCAAGACGCTGATGGCCGCTGGAGACAAGGATGGGGACGGCAAAATTGGGGTCGAAGGTGGGTCACTGTGA